In a genomic window of Chrysemys picta bellii isolate R12L10 chromosome 1, ASM1138683v2, whole genome shotgun sequence:
- the LOC135972497 gene encoding olfactory receptor 52R1-like, with protein sequence MSDSNTTDFTNPSTFILLGIPGLEAAHIWISIPFCTMYAIALLGNFTILFIVNREPSLHEPMFFFLCMLAITDLLISTSTMPKMLSIFWFNSREISFSACLTQMYLVHSFSAMESGILVAMAFDRYVAICHPLRHSTILSTSVVAKVGLGLVLRSGILTLPYPFLARQWPYCRTNIIPHSYCRHIAVVNLACADIRISSYYGLFNLVSVIGMDVFFIAVSYTLILRAIFRLPTKDARLKTFGTCISHLCAILILYIPDFFSSLTQRFGHNVPLHIRILFANVYLLVPPMLHPIIYGVRTKQIRDRLLHLFSHKET encoded by the coding sequence atgtcagattccaacacaactgacttcaccaacccctccaccttcatcctactTGGCATTCCTGGCCTAGAGGCAGCACatatctggatctccatccccttctgcaccatgtacgCCATAGCCTTGTTGGGGAACTTCACTATCCTGTTCATCGTGAACAGGGAGCCGAGCCTCCACGAGCCCATGTTctttttcctctgcatgctggccatcactGACCTGCTCATTTCCACATCCACTatgcccaaaatgctgagcatcttctggttcaattccagggagatcagtttcagtgcctgcctcacccagatgtacttggTTCACTCCTTCTCAGCGATGGAGTCTGGAATCctcgtggccatggcttttgatcgctatgtggccatctgccatcccctgagacattccaccatcctgtcAACCTCTGTTGTGGCCAAGGTAGGCCTGGGCTTGGTGCTGCGCAGTGGCATACTCACATTACCCTATCCCTTCCTGGCGaggcagtggccatattgcagaaccaacatcatcccccactcCTATTGTCGGCATATAGCTGTGGTGAACCTGGCCTGCGCTGACATCcgcatcagtagttactatggcctGTTTAATCTTGTCTCTGTGATCGGaatggatgtgttttttatcgCCGTATCCTATACTCTGATCCTGCGGGCCATTTTCCGCCTTCCCACAAAGGATGCTCGGCTCaaaacttttgggacctgcatctCTCATCTTTGTGCCATTTTAATTTTGTACATACCAGATTTCTTCTCATCTCTCACACAGCGGTTTGGCCACAATGTGCCACTGCATATACGGATTCTCTTTGCTAATGTTTACCTGCTGGTGCCTCCTATGCTACACCCCATCATTTATGGGGTGAGGACGAAACAGATCCGGGACCGGCTGCTCCATCTCTTTTCTCATAAAGAGACCTAA